TTTGCAAAAGTAATTTTTAAATTGAGATTGCCAAGAAAATAATCATAAATCTCAATTTATTTTTATGATTATTAATTGATAACGAATAAATTACAGATTTATTAGCCCTTTTTTTTAGGAATCCATTTTATTTCACTCGCTTGTAAATCATTTGACAACTTTCGTGCCAATACAAAAATGTAGTCCGAAAGCCGATTTATAAATGAAAGTACAGAAACATCGAAAGGTTCATTTTCAAACAATAAAGTAGCCATGCGTTCTGCCCTTCTGCAAACGGTACGTGCTATATGACAGTATGACACTATTGTGTGTCCGCCAGGTAGAATAAAATGCGTCATTTGAGGTAATTGACTATCCATTTCATCTATCGCATCTTCTAAAAATTGGATTTCTTCAGTACCTACTTTAGTAATTTTTAAGCGTTGTTTGCCATTTTTGAGCGTTTCTTTTTCTGGGTCAGTTGCTAAAATTGCTCCTACCACAAATAAATGTTGTTGTATTAATATAAGTTGATCTTGATATCTTTTGTCAATATTTTGATCTCTAATAAGTCCTAACCAAGAGTTTAATTCATCTATTGTTCCATAGCTATCAATGCGAACATGATGTTTAGGTACTCGAGTACCACCAAATAGTCCGGTTGTACCGTCATCCCCTGTTTTGGTATATACTTTCATTTTTTAAATTGGATTAATGTTTTTGGTAAGGAATGTATTCCTTAATTGAGCTAGGTGAATGAGTTTTACGAACTATTGTTCGTTGTCTTTTTTTTCTTTCCTAGTATAATCACCCATAAATTTCCTTGATTTACGGTTATTTTTCTTGCCTCTACTAGTGATACGAATTGCTAAATAAATGGCAAATACCACTCCAAGGGTTATATAAATTGTATTATTGCTCATTAAGTATTGCTTTAGTTTAAAATTACTGGTTTAAATCCGTATTTTAAAATGTTCTTTTGCTTGTTCTTTTCTAAAAAACACGGCGCCGCAATAAAACATATCGATTGTGACCCTAACGTTATGTTCTGATTTTAAATTTTTCCAACTCTCTAGATTTCTTTTGTTTTTATGTATTCCGTCTAAAAGAAGCATGCGGTCATTTGATCCATTGCGGAAGTCTAAATTAATGTTGCTTAGGTCAGAGATATTTGCAAGGACAACGTCCGCATTGTTTTCAATAAATGAAATATCAGGGCAATGCCATTCAACGACTTCTTCGGATGCTTTATAATCTCCCACTAAAAAAATTGACTGGTATTTAAAATATGTTATGCTCTTAACCACCAATTTTAAAGATATTGGAAGCTTTAATTTCTTATTTTGATATAGACATTTTGTAATATAATCGTACACAAAGGGAGAATGAATTCCGTGTTGATTGTTTGCAGTTAGATAAAATTTAATAAACGATATAAAGCGAAACACTAGTTACTTTTTCAAATTTCACCAAAAGTAAAGATTGCGGTTGTATTTAGAATTGTAAAATTTAAAAAGTAGGTTTTGGTAAGAAATGGGGCAGGTATAAGATTGGGGTGTAAAGACAATTTAATTACTGAATTAAGAAAGTTTAGCGTTGTTCATTTTTGTTTTGAATTCTAAAGCGTTGATGATCCTGTTGTTTTTGTTCTTATATAACCTGGCAACTTCGATTTTATTTTGAGTTTCCATCATTGGAAAAAAAAATTCATTACTTTCAATTGTTTGAACCTTCTCAACTTGTACTGTTTCGATCACTACAGAAATATTCTCGTTGTTAGCTTGCGCTTGTACTAAAAAAGTAGTGAAGAAAAGAGCGGTTAAAAGAATAATTGATTTCATACTATTTGTTTTACACTGCTAAAGTACAAGCAAGCTCAAACATATTTCTTCACTTGTCGTTGGGCGTCATTTTACTATAGACGAATGGTAAAAACCATTCGTCTATTATTATTAGCGCAACTTAAAAATGTGAAGTCTGTGGTCTATAATATTGGTTAATCTTCCATTAAAGCAGAAAGCTCAAACCAACGTTCGGTTTTAGTTTCAATGGCATCGGTAACCTCTTTAAGTTCAATAGAAAGGTTCTTTATGTCATCTCCACTTAAAGAACTATCTGTAAATTTATCTTGTAAATTAACTTTCTCTTTTTCTAATTTCTGAATTTCACGTTCTAATTTTTTGTACTCCTGTTGGTCTGCATAAGAGATTTTTGGAGAAGCATCTGGTTCTTTCCAGCTGGTTTTAGTATTGCTTTGAACTTCCTTATGCTCTCTTTTTTCTTGAATTTGACTGTCTTCGTAAGCTCTATAATCTGAGTAGTTGCCTGGGAAATCCTCAACAACTGCATCACCTCTAAAAACAAATAGATGATCCACAATCTTATCCATAAAGTAGCGGTCGTGAGAAACGACCATTAAGCATCCTTGGAAATCCATTAAAAAGCTTTCCAATACATTTAGGGTTACAATATCTAAATCGTTAGTAGGCTCATCTAGAATTAAAAAATTAGGGTTTTGTATCAATATTGTACACAGGTATAGTCGCTTACGCTCACCACCACTTAACTTGTCTACAAAATCATATTGTTTTTTTCTATCGAATAAGAACCGTTCTAACAACTGTTGTGCAGAAATTTGTCTTCCTTTCATTAACGGAATGTAATCACCGAATTCACGAATAACATCAATAACCTTCTGCCCTGGCTTTATTTCAATTCCTTTTTGGGTGTAATAGCCAAATTTAATGGTGTCGCCTACAATTACTTTTCCACTATCTGGTTGATCTTGGCCACTTAGTATATTTAGAAAAGTAGATTTTCCTGTACCATTTTTACCAATAATTCCAATACGCTCTCCTTTTTGAAATACATATTCGAACTTGTTTAAAATGGGTTTATCCGGAAAGGATTTAGAGATTTTATGGAGTTCTAGAATTTTACTTCCCATACGCTCCATATTCAATTCTAACTGAACTTGGTGGTCTTTTCTACGCTGACTGGCTTTGTCCTTAATTACGGCAAAATCGTCTATTCTAGATTTAGATTTCGTGGTTCGGGCTTTTGGTTGCCTACGCATCCAATCTAATTCCTTCTTAAATAACAATTCTGTTTTATGCTGTTCTACGGCTTCTTGTTCTATACGGGCTTCCTTCTTTTCTAAGTAGTAAGAATAATTCCCTTTATACGGATAAAGTTTTCCATTTTCCAATTCTATAATTTCATTACAAACACGCTCTAAAAAGAAACGGTCGTGCGTTACCATGAAAAGGGTCATATTTTCTTTAGCAAAAAATTCCTCTAACCATTCGATCATTTCTAAATCTAAATGGTTGGTAGGCTCATCTAATATTAAAAGATCCGGCTTGTTTATTAGGGCATTTGCCAATGCCAAACGTTTCTTTTGCCCACCAGATAGTTTCCCCACTGTAGCATCTAAATCCTCTAATTTTAGTTTTGAAAGTATTTGCTTGTATTGGGTTTCAAAATCCCAAGCTTCAAAACGATCCATTGCCTCGAATGCTTTTTGGTAAGCATCCGCATCATCAGGATTTAAAAGTGCTTTTTCATAGTTCTCTAAAACTTTTAAAATTTCATTGTCCGAAGCGAAAATAGTTTCTTCCACAGTCAGTTTTGGGTCCATCACCGGCTCTTGTGCCAAAAAGGATACACGTGTAGATTTGCGGTAATTTACTTGTCCGCTATCTGGAGTGTCTGCACCAGATAATATATTAAGAATAGACGTTTTTCCCGTTCCGTTTTTAGCGATCAAAGCAATTTTTTGGTCTTTATTGATGCCAAAAGAAAGATTATCAAAAAGCACCAATTCGCCATAGGATTTCGAAATATTTTCAACGGTAAGTAAATTCATAAAAAGGTTCGCTAGATTTTTGTTTTTTTGGCTAATTCTTTACTCTTAAAGTAATATATAAGATATAGGTAACGTATAGCCAATGCTAGTAATATGATAATTAATAATATGGAGAACACCTGAACCTTAAATATCCACAGCATGCAAATAATGCCAAGTAATATGGTCAGAAATATATTGTACGTAATCATCCATGACGGAATCTTTTTTTTAATTAGTACAAATGCTATGACAATATTTGGTGCAAATGCCCAAAGGGAATTAAAGTTTGCTTTGGTCGCTAAATGATCTGTGGCAAACCAAAGGAATAGTATCAGCACACCAGCCAAACCTGTAGCTGCAAATAGCCCAAAGTCTAACCATTTATTTCTTCGTAAATTTTTATAATCGGTATAGGTAATATAACTAACCAATATCAGTAAAATACTAAGCCAAAATAAAGGAGTTAGAAATATTAAAGAGCGATATTCTTGTTCAGGAATATCTAAAATGACGGACTCACTTTTAACTATCGGCTTGCCGTCTAGTGTGGTATGTTTCATTTGTTCGTACACATAAATTGGTAAGAACAAATGTTCGTATGGGGTTGCTTCTCTGTCAATTACGGAGCCTAATGCAAGGTCAATACCAAAATTAGACCAGGTATTCGGATTCAATTTCAAACGGATCAACTCCCTAAATGTCAAGTGCTCTTTTAAGTAGTTATAATCGAATTTGAACTCATTTCCCAAAGTTTTTTCAAATACCATTGGTATTCTGGTGGCACAATTATCAAATAAGAAATCGTACTTGTATTTTTTGTTTTCAGGTAATAAGTTGCGCTCTAGAAAAGTGACAATCTGGTTGCGTTGTTCTAAGTCTACATCTAAAACTTGCTCTCTGATCCACCGTTTTTCTTGTTGGTATGAGTAATCGAAGTACTTAAAAGGAATTCTAGAAATGGTGTATGATAACTTACCTCTTGTGAAATTTAAATAGAAGTTTGGGTCTTCGAAATCATAGGTTCCATAACCGTAAACTTCATCGATACCTAGAGTTGGGTCTTGTAACCGTATAGCGCTATGTCCAAATTTGGCTGCTAAATCTTCACCTGTACCAACGGTTAATAAACTAATTTTTGATAATGGGGAGAGCTCTACATTTTGGGTGTGCCCCAAAAATAAAGTGAAAAATAGAATTAAAATTAAGATTCTTTTAAACATACTTCTACTAGCTCATAGCAGCTGCAAAGATGCGAATAATAAGATACTTAATTCCAAATGCTATTATAATTTACCATCGAAATTGGTATTGATTTTTAGTTCGACGGTAAAACTGGTTTTACTTTCTTGTTTTAAATCATAGAACCAAGAGAAATATCTTTATTTTTAACGCAGTTAAATAAGGAGTATTTTAAGATATATCCTTGCCCTATTAAAATGTACATACTGTTTAATTTAGATTCAAATGAAAAAGCATATACCTAATTTTATAACCCTTTTAAACGTTTTTTGTGGTTGCGTGGCTACTATGTTCGCTGTCATGAATAGATTGGAGCTTGCTGCACTATTTGTTGCGCTAGGTATTTTCTTTGATTTTTTTGATGGATTAGCGGCTCGTGTTCTGGATGTTAAAAGTGAATTAGGTTTACAGTTGGATTCTTTGGCCGATATGATTACTAGCGGATTAGTACCGGGTATTGTAATGTTTCAGTTATTGGCAATGGCGCAAACTAGTGGATGGGGTAACGGTTCCCACTTTTTTATGGAAGCGGGTGAATTTCAATATGATCACCTTATTCCATTTTTGGGTTTTATAATCACGATGGCCTCCGCATATCGTTTGGCTAAATTCAACATTGATGAAAATCAGACGTCGTCCTTTATTGGTTTACCAACACCTGCAAATGCGCTATTAATACTTTCATTGCCCCTAATCCTGTTATATCAAAATAATGATTTCTTAAATAGTATTATTCTTAATCAATGGTTCTTAATCTTTTTAACCTTGGTAAGTGCCTATTTATTAAATGCCAACTTACCCTTGTTTGCATTAAAATTTAAGAATACAAGCTTTAAGGATAATGCTATGCGTTACATCTTTTTGATCATTAGTTTTGTACTTATTGTAACTATGAAATTCATGGCTATTCCTTTAATTATTCTATTTTATGTAGTAAGTTCTGTCATACAAGAAAGACTTTAGATATATAACTATTTAGGATAGATGATTATGGAAAATGAAGAATATGAATATTGGTTAAGTGGTCCTTTACCAGGTGTGCCAGATTTGTTACAGCCTGCAGCACACGCATTGTTGCAATCTGAAAGAGAATTAAAAAAATACACTGCAGATTTCCCTAAAGAATTATTGTGGGCTAAAACGGCTGGTAGGGCTTCTGTTGGTTTTCATATGAACCATATTACAGGTGTGTTGGATCGTATGATGACCTATGCAAAAGGCGAATCACTATCAGATGAGCAGTTTCAATTCTTAAAAAAGGAAGGTGTTTTTAATCTCGATATCGAAATTGCCGATTTACAAGAGCAGTTTTCAGCTAAGGTTGCTGAAGCTTTAATCTATTTTAAAACAATACCAGAAGCTTCACTTACCGAAAAAAGGACGGTGGGCAGAAAGAAATTGCCATCTACCGTAATCGGACTATTATTTCACGCAGCGGAACATAACCAAAGACATATTGGTCAGTTGTTAGTTACCGTAAGCGTGCTTAAAGACAGATCTTAAATGAGTCATGTCACCTTATTATCATCCCCATTACAGGGTTTTACCGATTTTAGATTCCGCAATGCATTCCATAAATATTTTGGTGGCATCGATACCTTCTATGCACCATACATTCGGTTAAATGGTAAAATGGTGATTAAAAACTCGTATCAGAAAGATCTACAGCCGGAGAATAATACCACTTTAGAGGTTATACCGCAAGTAATGACAGGTGATGCCGATGAGTTTCTGTTCGTTATAAAGTATATACAAAGTTTAGGGTACAAAGAACTAAACTGGAATTTAGGTTGTCCGTATCCAATGGTAACAAAACAAGGCATGGGTAGCGGACTCATTTGTAATCCAGAAAAAATTGACCATATTTTACAGCGAGCCCATGAGGAAACCGATGTTGTGGTTTCTATGAAAATGCGAATGGGCTATGAGAATGCAGAAGAAATATTAAATGTTTTTCCAATTTTAGATAAATATCCACTGCGAAATATTGCTATCCACGCACGTATAGGAAAACAATTGTACAAAGGCGGCGTAGACCTTATTTCTTTTCAGAAGTGTGTTGAAAGCACCAAACATAAATTATACTATAATGGAGATATTACTACCGTTGCAAGGTTTCAGGATATGAAAGAACGTTTTCCTTCTATAGACCACTTTATGATTGGAAGAGGGTTAATTGCCGATCCATTTCTTCCAAGTATGATTAAAAATAATACCACTGAATACCCAAAAAACCGCTGGAAGATTTTCTCTGAATTTCATGATACTATCTACCAACAGTATGATGAGGCATTATCTGGGCCAACACCTATTAAAATGAAAATGCAGGGTTTCTGGGAGTATTTCGCTCATTCAACTTCTAATCCGCACAAGACTTTTAAGAAAATAAAAAAAGCAAATAATCCAAAGGCCTATCAGCAAGCGGTACGCGAGATTTTGAATAATGAGTAAAGTAACGGTTATCTTTGCAGCATTGTTTTAAAATAACTTTGTGAAAGACCTTCTTTTAATAACACCACCTTTTACCCAATTAAACACTCCCTATCCGGCAACGGCATATATTAAAGGGTTTTTGAATACGAAGGGAATTTCTTCTTTTCAGTCCGATTTAGGGATTGAGGTTATTTTGTCACTCTTCAATAAAAATACATTTCAGCAACTTTTTGATATGGCTTTTTCTTTGGATGCAATAGTGTCTGAAAACTGCAAAAGAATTTATGCCCTTCGTACTGATTATTTGAAAACGCTAGATGCCGTTATTCTTTTTCTACAAGGAAAAAATGACACATTGGCAAGGCAATTATGTACCGATAATTTTTTACCACAAGCTTCTCGTTTTGAACAGTTAGATGATTTGGAATGGGCTTTTGGAAATATGGGAATGCAAGACAAAGCCAAACATTTGGCGACTTTATATCTTGAAGACTTATCAGATTTTATTGTAGAATGTATAGACCCAAATTTCGGGTTCAGTCGATATGCAGAGCGACTTGGGCGTAGCGCAAATTCGTTTGATGAACTATATAATCACTTAAATGAAAAATCTACATTTATTGATGAATTAACCCTGAAATTATTAGCTAAGCAATTAGAAACAATACAGCCTAAATTGGTATGTTTTTCAGTGCCTTTTCCTGGTAATTTATATAGTGCTTTTCGCTGTGCGCAGTTTATAAAGGCTAAATATCCAGATGTGAAAATTGCTATGGGTGGAGGATTCCCAAATACAGAATTACGCAGCCTTACCGATGTTCGGGTGTTTGAATTCTTTGATTTTATTACCCTTGATGATGGTGAACTTCCGTTGGAGTTGGTGCATCAATATGTGGTGAATGGGGAAGGGGAATTAAAAAGGGCATTCATTTTAGAGAATAGTAAAGTAGTTTATAAAAATGATAGTTTAAGACAAGATTATAAACAGCAAGATGTTGGTACTCCAGATTATGCTGACCTTCAATTAACCAATTACATTTCGGTCATTGAAATTGCCAACCCAATGCATAGTTTGTGGAGCGATGGTCGTTGGAATAAATTGACCATGGCACATGGTTGCTATTGGGGTAAATGTACTTTTTGCGATATCTCTTTGGATTATATTAAAATATACGAACCTGTTGCGGCAAGTATTTTGGCTGACCGCGTAGAAACGTTGATGGAACAAACCGGGGAATCAGGATTTCACTTTGTTGATGAAGCTGCTCCGCCATCATTAATGAAAGCTTTTGCATTAGAAGTCTTAAAGAGGAATCTGACGATTACCTGGTGGACGAATATTCGTTTCGAGAAAAATTTTACACAAGATTTATGCCTTTTATTAAAAGCATCGGGTTGTATTGCGGTTTCTGGGGGATTGGAAGTAGCATCCGACCGATTGCTAAAACTGATAGACAAAGGTGTAACTGTAGAGCAAGTAGCCCAAGTAACACGAAATTTTACCGAAGCCAACATTATGGTGCATTCTTACTTAATGTACGGCTACCCAACACAGACTGTTCAAGAAACGGTAGATAGTTTAGAAATGGTTCGTCAGTTGTTTGAACTAGGAATAATACAATCTGGTTTTTGGCATCAGTTTGCATTAACCGCCCATAGTCCCGTTGGGCTGCATCCAGAAGAATACGGCGTACTGCCAGATTTGAAATCTATCAGCTTTGCCAATAATGACATTGATTTTATGGATAAAACGGGAGTTGATCATAGTAAGTTCAGTTTTGGGTTAACAAAATCGCTTTTCAATTTTATGCACGGCATCGGTTTCGACATGGGTTTACAAGAATGGTTCGATTTTAAGATTCCGCCATCAAACATATCCGCAGATTATATTTATAATTGCTTGCAGCAAGAAATTGTTCTGAATACGAAATCAACAGCAAAAATAGCTTGGATAGGTCCTATGCCCAGTACTGCCGAACGTGTTAAGAAGAAAAAAGGCGTAACATGGCAGCAATTAGTCTTAACTTTTCATACCAAGATGGATAGTTATGAAATTACTCTAGATAAAGACAAGGGAGAATGGTTATTGTCTGCTCTTAAATTATTAAAACCTGAAAATAAACCCGTAAGTTACGGGCAGTTGAAAAAGGATTACGAATCTCAATTAAGAGATTTTGAGCTGTTTTGGTATTCTAAGCAAGTAACAGGTTTACGTAATCAGGGATTATTAGTGCTATAAAAAATATTTATTTAATGACACCTAGAATTATTGATTTACAAACTAAAAACCTTCTGGGTCTTTCTCAACAAATGAGTTTGGTCGATAATAGAACTTTTGAGCTATGGAAGAATTTCAGAGCGCGTAGTAAGGAAGTATCAAAAAGATTGTCTGATGATTTTATTTCATTGCAAGAATATCCTAAAGATTATTTTAAGGAGTTTTCTCCCGTTAAAAAGTATGTAAAGTGGGCTTGTGTCGAGGTAGAAAATTTTGATTCTATTCCTGAAGGATTGAATAGGCTTGTTTTGGAGGGCGGACTTTATGCTGTTTTTAATTACCAGGGAACTTCAAAAAATGCACAGGCATTTTTTCAATATATTTATGGGGAATGGATTCCTAATTCTGATTATAATTTAGATGACCGTCCACATTTTGAAGTGCTGGGTGCCAAGTATAAAAACGATGATCCAAATTCAGAAGAAGAAGTTTGGATTCCAATAAAAGAAAAATGAAACAACCTGATAAAGCACCCTGGTATTATTTATTACTACTGATTTTAGCAGGGGAGAGCGTTTTTATTTTACCTTTTGTATTACAGCGAGTATTTAGACCAACAGTTTTAAAGGTTTTTGAACTTGATAATGTGTCGTTAGGACTTTGCTTTTCTGTGTATGGCTTTGTAGCCTTGGTTTCGTATTTATTAGGCGGACCATTGGCAGATAAATATCAACCTAGAAAGTTAATTGCCATTGCCCTTTGGATGACTGCATTAGGCGGACTAGTTTTTGCAACATTTCCAGATTACTTTACCTTGCAGGTGCTCTACGGTTTCTGGGGATTTACTACCATTTTTCTTTTTTGGTCACCGATGATTAAGGCTACCCGGGTTTGGGGCGGTCAAAGTTCTCAGGGTAAAGCGTTTGGACTTTTAGATGGTGGTAGGGGATTGGTAGGCGCACTATTTGGTACGTTGGGCGTACTTGTTTTTTCTTATTTTATGTCGGCGGATATAGCTGTTGCGACCTTAGAGGAAAGTAGGTTTGCTTTTAGGTATGTAATTTTAATATCAGCTGGTATTGTTGCATTGGTAGGTTTTTTGGTGTGGGTGTTCATGAAATTACCTAAGGGTCTAGAGAAAGAAATTGTTGTTGATAGAATTACTACTTCCCAAATAAAAGAAGTTTTACGTTTGCCGTCCGTTTTATTACTAATGATAATAATTCTTTGTGCATATGTTGGGTATAAAATCACTGATGTTTTTTCGCTTTATGCTCAAGATGTTATGTCATATAATGAGGTGGAATCCGCAGAAGTAGGTACATTTTTGTTGTTCGCTAGACCTATAGTTGGTGTTTTTATTGGGATAAGTGCAGACCGTTCTAGACCAAGTCTATTTTTGTTAATAGGATTTATTATCGCGTTGATTGGGTCGTTAATTTTTGCTTCGGGAATTATTTCAGAGGTTTCTTATTTTATGTTTTTATTCTCGATTATGATTGTAGCATTAGGCGTATATGCTATTCGCTCTTTATACTTTGCAGTTATGCAGAGTGGTAAAATTCCATTAATACTTACAGGTACTGCAGTGGGCTTAATTTCATTGATAGGCTATACTCCAGATATTTTTGCTGGTCCGGCAATGGGATATTTATTAGATGCTTCACCTGGACTAAAAGGTCATCAACATGTATTTTATATGTTAGCTGTATTTTCTTTTATTGGTGGTATAGCGGCGTTCAGATATTTTCAACTCTATGGTAAACCATTTAATGACCACACCAAAAAACCTTAATTTATTTTTATCTGGAATTGTAGTCATCATCGCTGGTGTTGTCTACGGTGGTCACCCTACTTATATTATGCCAGAACTTTTGGGTTTTGAAGTGATAGATTTAGAACTAAAGAATATGCTACGTGCGGTAATGGGAATTTATATAGGTGTGGGGCTGTTTTGGGTGTTAGGCTCGATAAAAGCGGAACTTTGGTATGGTGCAACGCTATGTAATGTGCTTTTTATGGGTGGAATTTCTTTTGGTAGAATAGTAAGTACACTTTTTGACGGTATATCGCCACTATTCACTCCTGCTTTAGTATTAGAATTATTATTCTTTGTATGGGGATGGTATAATCTAAAAACATTCAAAGAGTTTTAGAAAGTGATATTTTCTAAAAATCCAGTTTCTTTTTACGAAGTTCAAAATTTTGACCTAGATACACTTTACGTACCATTTCGTCCGCAGCCAAATCTTCAGGGATACCAGATTTTAAGATTCCACCTTCAAACATTAAATAAGAACGTTCCGTAATAGCAAGTGTTTCCTGAACGTTATGATCGGTAATAAGAATACCAATGTTCTTATTCTTTAACTGCGCTACTATACGTTGAATGTCTTCCACAGCCACAGGGTCAACCCCTGCAAATGGTTCATCAAGCAAAATAAATTTTGGATCGGTCGCTAAAGCTCTGGCAATCTCTGTACGTCTACGCTCACCACCGGATAACAAATCCCCACGGCTCTTACGAATATGACCTAAACCAAACTCTTCTATAAGCGACTCCATTTTCATGTGTTGCTCTTTTTTGCTCAACTTGGTCAACTGAAGTACGCTTAAAATATTTTTTTCAATACTTAGTTTTCTAAAGACCGATGCTTCTTGTGCCAAGTAACCAATACCATTTTGGGCCCTTTTATACATAGGGAATTTGGTAATCTCCATATCATCTAAATAGATGCTGCCTCCATTAGGTTTTATTAGACCAACAATCATGTAAAATGAGGTGGTTTTACCGGCACCGTTTGGTCCTAGCAGACCTACAATTTCTCCTTGGTTTACCTCA
The genomic region above belongs to Maribacter hydrothermalis and contains:
- a CDS encoding DUF4345 domain-containing protein → MTTPKNLNLFLSGIVVIIAGVVYGGHPTYIMPELLGFEVIDLELKNMLRAVMGIYIGVGLFWVLGSIKAELWYGATLCNVLFMGGISFGRIVSTLFDGISPLFTPALVLELLFFVWGWYNLKTFKEF
- the lptB gene encoding LPS export ABC transporter ATP-binding protein — translated: MKLRADNIMKSYRGRRVVKGISLEVNQGEIVGLLGPNGAGKTTSFYMIVGLIKPNGGSIYLDDMEITKFPMYKRAQNGIGYLAQEASVFRKLSIEKNILSVLQLTKLSKKEQHMKMESLIEEFGLGHIRKSRGDLLSGGERRRTEIARALATDPKFILLDEPFAGVDPVAVEDIQRIVAQLKNKNIGILITDHNVQETLAITERSYLMFEGGILKSGIPEDLAADEMVRKVYLGQNFELRKKKLDF
- a CDS encoding MFS transporter; translated protein: MKQPDKAPWYYLLLLILAGESVFILPFVLQRVFRPTVLKVFELDNVSLGLCFSVYGFVALVSYLLGGPLADKYQPRKLIAIALWMTALGGLVFATFPDYFTLQVLYGFWGFTTIFLFWSPMIKATRVWGGQSSQGKAFGLLDGGRGLVGALFGTLGVLVFSYFMSADIAVATLEESRFAFRYVILISAGIVALVGFLVWVFMKLPKGLEKEIVVDRITTSQIKEVLRLPSVLLLMIIILCAYVGYKITDVFSLYAQDVMSYNEVESAEVGTFLLFARPIVGVFIGISADRSRPSLFLLIGFIIALIGSLIFASGIISEVSYFMFLFSIMIVALGVYAIRSLYFAVMQSGKIPLILTGTAVGLISLIGYTPDIFAGPAMGYLLDASPGLKGHQHVFYMLAVFSFIGGIAAFRYFQLYGKPFNDHTKKP